In one Streptomyces sp. NBC_00597 genomic region, the following are encoded:
- a CDS encoding phosphatase PAP2 family protein, translating to MRTVPDAVTERLSDLGNVQVAVPVLVLAMAYSVRRSRSWAPAVTAGLAMALVPAVIVPLKEWTARPGPLEPWAAGYYPSGHTATSAVAYIGAALLIGPITRRPWPMASALALTGATAAGLILRGWHWPLDVLASCFLCTPLLLAVAHAVRRTDAPVGGQGLPRT from the coding sequence GTGCGCACGGTCCCCGACGCCGTCACCGAACGCCTCTCCGACCTCGGCAACGTCCAGGTCGCCGTACCGGTCCTGGTCCTGGCGATGGCGTACTCCGTCCGGCGCTCCCGGTCCTGGGCCCCGGCCGTGACCGCGGGGCTGGCCATGGCGCTGGTCCCGGCCGTGATCGTGCCGCTGAAGGAGTGGACCGCCCGCCCGGGACCCCTGGAGCCCTGGGCCGCCGGCTACTACCCCTCGGGCCACACGGCCACCTCCGCCGTCGCCTACATCGGCGCGGCCCTGTTGATCGGCCCGATCACCCGCCGCCCGTGGCCGATGGCCTCCGCGCTCGCCTTGACGGGTGCCACGGCCGCCGGCTTGATCCTGCGCGGCTGGCACTGGCCCCTGGACGTCCTGGCCAGCTGCTTCCTGTGCACGCCCCTGCTACTGGCCGTCGCGCACGCCGTACGCCGCACCGACGCTCCTGTTGGCGGTCAAGGGCTGCCGAGAACCTGA
- the gabT gene encoding 4-aminobutyrate--2-oxoglutarate transaminase: MTAVPQERKIVTAIPGPKSQELQARRLQTVAGGVGSVLPVFTARAGGGIIEDVDGNRLIDFGSGIAVTSVGASAEAVVRRASAQLADFTHTCFMVTPYEGYVEVCEALAELTPGDHAKKSALFNSGAEAVENAVKIARAYTKRQAVVVFDHGYHGRTNLTMALTAKNMPYKNGFGPFAPEVYRVPVAYGYRWPTGAENCGPEAAAQAIDQITKQIGADNVAAIIIEPVLGEGGFIEPAKGFLPAIVKFANENGIVFVADEIQSGFCRTGQWFACEDEGIVPDLITTAKGIAGGLPLAAVTGRAEIMDAAHAGGLGGTYGGNPVACAGALGSIETMKELDLNAKAKQIESLMKARLTAMQEKYDIIGDIRGRGAMIAIELVKDPASKTPFPEAAGALAKACHAEGLLVLTCGTYGNVLRFLPPIVIGEDLLNEGLDLIEAAFAAIGTDV, encoded by the coding sequence ATGACCGCTGTTCCGCAGGAGCGCAAGATCGTCACCGCGATCCCCGGCCCCAAGTCGCAGGAGCTGCAGGCCCGCCGTCTGCAGACGGTGGCCGGCGGCGTGGGCTCCGTGCTCCCCGTCTTCACGGCCCGCGCGGGCGGCGGCATCATCGAGGACGTCGACGGCAACCGCCTGATCGACTTCGGTTCCGGCATCGCCGTGACCTCCGTCGGCGCCTCCGCCGAGGCCGTCGTGCGCCGCGCCTCCGCGCAGCTCGCGGACTTCACCCACACCTGCTTCATGGTCACGCCGTACGAGGGCTACGTCGAGGTCTGCGAGGCCCTCGCCGAGCTGACCCCCGGTGACCACGCGAAGAAGTCGGCGCTGTTCAACTCCGGTGCCGAGGCCGTCGAGAACGCCGTCAAGATCGCCCGTGCGTACACCAAGCGCCAGGCCGTCGTCGTCTTCGACCACGGCTACCACGGCCGTACGAACCTCACGATGGCCCTGACCGCGAAGAACATGCCGTACAAGAACGGCTTCGGCCCGTTCGCCCCCGAGGTCTACCGCGTCCCGGTCGCCTACGGCTACCGCTGGCCCACCGGCGCCGAGAACTGCGGCCCCGAGGCCGCCGCCCAGGCGATCGACCAGATCACCAAGCAGATCGGCGCCGACAACGTCGCCGCCATCATCATCGAGCCGGTGCTCGGCGAGGGCGGCTTCATCGAGCCGGCCAAGGGCTTCCTCCCGGCGATCGTGAAGTTCGCCAACGAGAACGGCATCGTCTTCGTCGCCGACGAGATCCAGTCCGGCTTCTGCCGCACCGGCCAGTGGTTCGCGTGTGAGGACGAGGGCATCGTCCCGGACCTGATCACCACCGCCAAGGGCATCGCGGGCGGTCTGCCGCTCGCCGCCGTGACGGGTCGCGCCGAGATCATGGACGCCGCGCACGCGGGCGGCCTGGGCGGCACCTACGGCGGCAACCCGGTGGCCTGCGCCGGTGCGCTGGGCTCCATCGAGACCATGAAGGAGCTCGACCTCAACGCCAAGGCGAAGCAGATCGAGTCGCTCATGAAGGCCCGCCTGACGGCCATGCAGGAGAAGTACGACATCATCGGCGACATCCGCGGCCGCGGCGCCATGATTGCGATCGAGCTGGTCAAGGACCCCGCGTCCAAGACCCCGTTCCCGGAGGCGGCCGGCGCGCTCGCCAAGGCCTGCCACGCCGAGGGCCTGCTCGTCCTCACCTGTGGCACCTACGGCAACGTGCTCCGCTTCCTCCCGCCGATCGTCATCGGCGAGGACCTGCTGAACGAGGGCCTGGACCTCATCGAGGCGGCGTTCGCGGCCATCGGTACGGACGTCTGA